One genomic segment of Musa acuminata AAA Group cultivar baxijiao chromosome BXJ3-3, Cavendish_Baxijiao_AAA, whole genome shotgun sequence includes these proteins:
- the LOC103979974 gene encoding DNA-directed RNA polymerase I subunit 1-like: MMDQAASGVVKYVHFNFYTSEEIRKISVKKITKPDLLDAKNSPIPDGLYDPALGPLNDNDSCKSCGQLSVRCPGHCGHIDLAKPLYNPLLFKTLQGLLQITCFFCHKFKINEEKVKRYVAQLDLIVQGDINGARSLEANTWSEIFFPEEETAESITSNFDNANSKHLTWTSLQQSEALSIFSKFMRERRKKCDNCGKKNPTINSPIFGWLNKTTQESDIRANFILDSSLDQSSSEAKYSSITQSRGESASEMDEESPLSKKKVKLGDLPPEFIKQMSSSGQKHLLPSEVEFILNDLWKNEANLCMLISDIHCKNLSISRGNKGFAMFFLKTLLIPPSKFRPAAGTSGRGVLEHPQNTLLSKVQQANIALKNCIVANPDHPDILRSWMDLQKCVNVLFDSTKGFAKSDKEASGIRQLLEKKSGILRQKMMGKRVNFACRSVISPDPYLAVNEIGIPPYFALRLTYPERVTPWNVNKLRCAIINGADIHPGATHYKDKERMYKLQASQNMRSAISRKLPTSRGMTAQLGTGPESEFEGKVVYRHLQDGDIVLVNRQPTLHKPSMMAHVVRVLKGEKTLRMHYANCSTYNADFDGDEMNVHLPQDEISRAEAINIVNANKQYIVPTSGHPIRGLIQDHIVSAVLLTKMDTFLTREEYHQLLYASSVPPTSYSQRNRFGQKVSVSWSDYEIQPLPPAIWKPTPLWTGKQVITAILNFVTRGRLPLTIEKRGRIQKEYIGEDHTLLVLHIHNNELVHGMIDKAQFGTYGLVHAVHELYGPDVAGTLLSVFSRLFTSFLQIHGFTCGVDDLLLSQKSDIERERILKKSEIQSGEVHMRFTRTKDGDGDPMKLQREIEKVLRGNGDSATALLDRMMSNSLNSLTSEINQTLFPNGLLKPFLKNCLSLMTTTGAKGGLVNMTQISSLLGQQELEGKRVPRMVSGKTLPCFPPWDISSRAGGFISDRFLTGLRPQEYYFHCMAGRDGLVDTAIKTSRSGYLQRCIIKNLECLKVSYDHTVRDADGSVIQFIYGEDGIDVLKASHISEFKMLLDNQKVVLQKFSDQISDTSLAKSNAYIRELPCSLRDKATDFILENQKSFPHQINQKDFMKLMKLKYLSSLAEPGEAVGVVAAQSVGEPSTQMTLNTFHLAGKGDMNVTLGIPRLQEILMTASKDIRTPLMNCPLHVWKTKDDAERLAAKLRRVSLADVVERMEVCTVPFSIHGNQISTIYKLKMTLYPSELYPAFSELTLEDCKEVLETTFVEAMEDAIAKHLDMIFRISDIKVASGKEENDFELGVDEDESRNKSNTVEENVDGGDEDYESLDDQGTDSRRRKQQANDEVEYDDGIEKESFVAAGEHDEEMQSGFESEIDHVEADEDYLMGGGSPGFDMDIATPESPSKADSTPVSEDGKKKSKLTEKGKKETKSKADKKAKRPKSSKKKIRRTIYVMAEGLKFEVHYIFRSEPRILLAEIAQRTAKRVYVKEYKNIERCSLKENKKSTDPFMLQIAGVNFNTLWDLEEFLDIIHIYSNDIHAMLNTYGVEAARATIIKEVTDVFGLYGIQVNIRHLSLIADFMTFHGGYRSMNRVGMGDFNTSPFGKMTFETATKFIVESAFHGEVDTLESPSASVSLGQPVKMGTGCFDLMQNLQL, translated from the exons ATGATGGACCAG GCAGCTTCAGGAGTTGTGAAGTATGTTCATTTTAACTTTTATACCTCAGAGGAGATTCGGAAGATAAGTGTAAAGAAGATCACTAAACCGGATCTCCTTGATGCAAAGAATAGTCCTATTCCGGATGGACTATATGATCCTGCACTGGGTCCGCTTAATGATAATGACTC GTGCAAGTCCTGTGGCCAGCTTTCTGTTCGTTGCCCAGGTCATTGTGGTCACATTGACCTTGCAAAACCACTTTACAACCCATTATTGTTCAAGACCCTTCAGGGTCTACTTCAAATTACCTGCTTTTTTTGCCACAAATTCAAAATAAACGAAGAAAAG GTAAAACGATACGTTGCCCAGTTGGATCTCATAGTGCAGGGTGACATTAATGGGGCTAGAAGTTTGGAAGCCAATACATGGAGTGAGATATTTTTTCCTGAGGAAGAAACTGCAGAATCCATAACATCAAATTTTGACAATGCAAATTCTAAGCATTTGACATGGACATCACTTCAACAATCTGAGGCTCTTTCTATTTTTTCTAAATTTATGAGGGAAAGGCGGAAGAAGTGTGATAATTGTGGTAAAAAAAATCCAACAATTAATAGTCCTATATTTGGTTGGCTTAACAAG ACCACACAGGAATCTGATATACGAGCCAATTTCATCTTAGATTCTAGTCTGGATCAATCATCCAGTGAGGCAAAATATTCCAGCATTACTCAGTCAAGAGGAGAGAGtgcttcagaaatggatgaagaatcacctttgtcaaaaaaaaaagtgaaattaGGCGACTTGCCTCCTGAATTTATCAAACAAATGTCATCTTCTGGACAAAAGCATCTGTTACCTTCTGAG GTGGAATTTATTTTAAACGACTTGTGGAAAAATGAGGCAAATCTCTGCATGCTTATATCCGACATTCACTGTAAAAACCTGAGTATCTCTCGAGGGAACAAAGGGTTTGCAATGTTTTTCCTGAAGACTCTTCTTATTCCACCGAGCAAGTTCCGTCCTGCTGCTGGGACTTCTGGTCGTGGG GTACTGGAACATCCACAAAATACTTTGCTGAGTAAAGTTCAACAAGCCAATATTGCTTTAAAGAATTGTATTGTTGCTAATCCTGATCATCCTGATATTTTGAGGAGCTGGATGGACCTTCAAAAATGTGTGAATGTGTTGTTTGATAGCACCAAGGGCTTTG CAAAAAGCGACAAGGAAGCAAGTGGCATACGCCAACTGTTGGAGAAGAAGTCGGGTATTCTACGACAGAAAATGATGGGAAAGAGGGTTAATTTTGCTTGTCGGTCTGTTATATCTCCAGATCCCTACTTAGCTGTCAATGAAATAGGGATTCCTCCTTATTTTGCATTGAGGTTGACATATCCTGAG AGAGTGACACCCTGGAATGTTAATAAACTGCGGTGTGCTATAATCAATGGTGCTGATATTCATCCAGGAGCTACACATTATAAGGACAAGGAAAGAATGTATAAATTACAAGCAAGCCAAAATATGCGGAGTGCAATTTCAAGAAAGTTGCCCACATCTAGAGGAATGACTGCCCAACTTGGAACGGGCCCAGAATCAGAATTTGAAGGCAAGGTTGTGTATCGCCATTTGCAGGATGGAGATATTGTGCTTGTTAATCGACAG CCTACCCTTCACAAGCCCAGTATGATGGCTCATGTTGTTCGTGTGTTGAAAGGAGAAAAGACACTTCGCATGCACTATGCAAATTGCAG CACATATAATGCTGATTTTGATGGTGATGAAATGAATGTACACCTCCCACAAGATGAAATTTCACGTGCCGAAGCCATTAACATTGTTAATGCGAACAAACAATATATTGTTCCCACTAGTGGGCACCCTATAAGGGGGCTAATTCAG GATCATATCGTAAGTGCTGTACTTCTGACAAAGATGGACACTTTTTTGACCCGTGAAGAGTATCATCAGCTTTTATATGCTTCCAGTGTCCCTCCTACCTCATATTCTCAACGTAATAGATTTGGCCAAAAGGTTTCAGTGTCATGGTCTGATTATGAGATACAGCCTCTTCCCCCTGCTATTTGGAAGCCAACACCACTATGGACAGGAAAACAG GTTATTACTGCAATCCTTAACTTTGTTACTAGAGGTCGCTTGCCACTTACTATtgaaaaaagaggaagaatacaAAAAGAGTATATCGGGGAGGATCATACTTTACTTGTGTTGCATATTCACAACAATGAGCTCGTACATGGAATGATTGACAAGGCACAGTTTGGAACTTATGGTTTAGTCCATGCAGTCCATGAACTATATGGTCCAGATGTTGCGGGAACGTTGCTTTCTGTATTTAGTCGCTTATTTACTTCTTTTCTTCAG ATTCATGGGTTCACTTGCGGAGTAGACGACCTTCTACTCAGTCAGAAATCagatattgagagagagagaatattaaAGAAAAGTGAAATACAAAGTGGAGAGGTCCATATGCGTTTTACCAGAACTAAAGATGGTGATGGAG ATCCAATGAAATTGCAAAGGGAGATTGAGAAAGTTCTACGTGGTAATGGAGATTCAGCAACTGCCTTATTGGACAGGATGATGTCAAATTCTCTGAATAGTCTGACTTCTGAAATAAATCAGACCCTATTTCCTAATGGATTGTTGAAGCCATTCTTGAAGAACTGTCTCTCTCTTATGACCACTACTGGAGCTAAAGGTGGCTTG GTCAATATGAcacaaatttcttctttgttgGGCCAACAAGAGTTGGAAGGAAAACGAGTACCACGTATGGTCTCTGGAAAAACATTGCCCTGCTTTCCTCCTTGGGATATTTCAAGTCGTGCAGGAGGCTTCATTAGTGATCGTTTTTTAACTGGTCTTCGGCctcaagaatattattttcaCTGCATGGCTGGACGTGATGG ATTGGTTGATACAGCTATTAAAACATCTCGGAGTGGATACTTGCAGCGGTGTATTATTAAAAATCTTGAGTGTTTAAAAGTTTCTTATGATCACACAGTACGTGATGCTGATGGGTCGGTTATCCAATTTATATATGGGGAAGATGGTATTGACGTTCTTAAGGCGAGCCATATTTCTGAATTTAAAATGCTTTTGGAT AATCAGAAGGTTGTTTTGCAAAAATTCAGTGATCAAATTTCAGACACATCTTTGGCAAAGTCAAATGCTTATATTAGGGAGTTGCCATGTTCCTTAAGAGACAAAGCAACTGATTTTATTTTGGAGAATCAGAAGAGCTTTCCTCATCAAATAAATCAGAAGGACTTTATGAAATTAATGAAGCTCAAGTACCTATCAAGTCTTGCTGAGCCTGGTGAGGCTGTTGGTGTTGTTGCTGCTCAATCTGTTGGGGAACCATCAACACAGATGAC GCTTAATACTTTTCATTTGGCTGGCAAGGGAGATATGAATGTTACATTGGGAATACCACGTTTACAAGAAATCTTGATGACTGCATCGAAGGATATTCGGACTCCTCTCATGAACTGTCCGTTGCATGTTTGGAAGACCAA GGATGATGCCGAACGCCTTGCTGCAAAGTTAAGGAGGGTTTCTTTGGCTGATGTTGTGGAGAGAATGGAGGTCTGCACTGTACCATTTTCCATTCATGGGAATCAGATCTCAACCATCTATAAGCTAAAGATGACCCTTTATCCAAGTGAGCTCTATCCTGCCTTTTCAGAATTAACATTAGAAGACTGCAAAGAAGTTCTCGAGACGACATTTGTTGAGGCCATGGAAGATGCCATCGCAAAACACTTGGATATGATATTCAGGATCAGTGACATTAAGGTTGCTTCTGGCAAGGAAGAGAATGATTTCGAATTAGGGGTTGATGAAGATGAATCTAGAAATAAATCAAACACGGTGGAAGAAAATGTTGATGGTGGTGATGAGGATTATGAAAGTCTTGATGATCAAGGAACAGATTCTAGGAGGAGAAAACAGCAAGCAAATGATGAAGTAGAATATGATGATGGTATTGAAAAAGAGAGCTTTGTTGCAGCAGGCGAACATGATGAAGAAATGCAATCAGGATTTGAAAGTGAAATTGATCATGTTGAAGCAGACGAGGATTATCTTATGGGAGGGGGAAGTCCTGGGTTTGACATGGACATTGCAACACCTGAGAGCCCATCAAAAGCTGACTCTACACCCGTGTCAGAAGATGGCAAGAAAAAGTCAAAACTTACGGAGAAAGGCAAGAAGGAAACTAAGTCGAAGGCCGATAAGAAGGCCAAGAGGCCGAAAAGTAGCAAGAAAAAGATCAGGAGAACAATATACGTGATGGCTGAAGGATTGAAATTTGAGGTTCACTACATCTTCAGAAGTGAACCACGAATTTTGCTGGCTGAG ATTGCACAGAGAACAGCCAAGCGTGTATATGTAAAGGAGTATAAGAATATTGAAAGGTGTTcattgaaagaaaataaaaagagtaCTGATCCATTCATGCTGCAGATTGCCGGAGTGAATTTCAACACACTTTGGGATTTGGAGGAATTTTTAGATATCATTCACATATATTCAAATGATATACATGCAATGCTTAATACCTATGGTGTGGAAGCAGCACGAGCAACCATTATTAAAGAGGTTACAGATGTGTTTGGATTATATGGTATACAAGTAAATATCCGACACCTCAGCCTTATTGCAGATTTTATGACTTTTCATGGAGGGTATCGGTCCATGAACAGGGTTGGAATGGGCGATTTCAACACCTCACCGTTTGGCAAGATGACATTTGAGACAGCAACTAAATTCATTGTTGAATCAGCATTCCATGGAGAGGTGGACACATTGGAGTCCCCGTCAGCTAGCGTCTCCCTTGGCCAGCCAGTGAAGATGGGAACTGGCTGTTTCGACTTGATGCAGAATCTGCAGCTGTGA